In Streptomyces sp. NBC_00091, the following proteins share a genomic window:
- the rnpA gene encoding ribonuclease P protein component, whose amino-acid sequence MLSPENRLRRREDFASAVRRGRRAGRPLLVVHLRTSGATDPHEPGEIDPSPRAGFVVSKAVGIAVVRNRVKRRLRHLVRDRLAQLPPGSLVVVRALPGAGDAGVDELARDLDAALARLLGGVAR is encoded by the coding sequence GTGCTGTCTCCCGAAAATCGGCTGAGGCGGCGTGAGGACTTCGCGAGCGCGGTACGCCGGGGCCGGCGGGCTGGACGCCCGCTCCTCGTCGTCCACCTACGTACAAGCGGTGCAACGGACCCGCACGAGCCGGGGGAGATCGATCCCTCGCCGCGTGCGGGTTTCGTCGTCAGCAAGGCTGTCGGCATAGCGGTCGTCCGTAACCGGGTGAAGCGCCGTCTTCGGCATCTTGTCCGTGACCGGCTGGCTCAGCTGCCCCCCGGTAGCCTGGTGGTGGTGCGGGCCTTGCCCGGAGCGGGTGACGCCGGCGTCGACGAGCTGGCCCGCGACCTGGATGCCGCCTTGGCGCGGCTGCTGGGAGGCGTGGCTCGATGA
- the rpmH gene encoding 50S ribosomal protein L34: MSKRTFQPNNRRRAKTHGFRLRMRTRAGRAILANRRGKGRAALSA; this comes from the coding sequence GTGAGCAAGCGCACCTTCCAGCCGAACAACCGCCGTCGTGCCAAGACCCACGGCTTCCGTCTGCGGATGCGGACCCGTGCCGGTCGCGCGATCCTCGCGAACCGCCGTGGCAAGGGCCGCGCCGCCCTTTCCGCATAA
- the dnaA gene encoding chromosomal replication initiator protein DnaA: MADVPADLAAVWPRVLEKLLGEGQQGIEPKDKQWVERCQPLALVADTALLAVPNEWGKRVLEGRLAPLISDALSRECGRPIRIAITVDDSAGEPAPPAPPVSPQREGYEPYGGQRPGGGPGEDQLPTARPAYPEYQQQRPEPGSWPRGGQEEYGWQQQRLGGFPERDPYASPQPGYLQQPEPGGYDQGNYEQQKYEQSGYEPQKYEQQKYESQPYEPQAYEPQQYEQPAPRPAPGRPGPPPSAPSGGSTSGPLEPTARLNPKYLFDTFVIGASNRFAHAAAVAVAEAPAKAYNPLFIYGESGLGKTHLLHAIGHYARSLYPGTRVRYVSSEEFTNEFINSIRDGKGDAFRKRYREMDILLVDDIQFLASKESTQEEFFHTFNTLHNANKQIVLSSDRPPKQLVTLEDRLRNRFEWGLITDVQPPELETRIAILRKKAVQEQLNAPPEVLEFIASRISRNIRELEGALIRVTAFASLNRQPVDLGLTEDVLKNLIPGGEDSAPEITASDIMAATADYFGLTVDDLCGSSRSRVLVTARQIAMYLCRELTDLSLPKIGAQFGGRDHTTVMHADRKIRALMAERRSIYNQVTELTNRIKNA, from the coding sequence GTGGCTGACGTACCTGCCGATCTTGCCGCAGTGTGGCCACGCGTGCTCGAGAAGCTGCTCGGGGAGGGTCAGCAGGGGATCGAGCCCAAGGACAAGCAGTGGGTGGAACGATGCCAGCCACTGGCCCTCGTCGCCGACACCGCCCTGCTGGCCGTCCCCAACGAATGGGGCAAGCGCGTCCTCGAGGGCCGCCTCGCCCCGCTCATCAGCGACGCCCTGAGCCGCGAGTGCGGCCGCCCGATCCGGATCGCCATCACCGTCGACGACTCCGCCGGCGAGCCCGCGCCGCCCGCCCCGCCCGTCTCCCCCCAGCGCGAGGGCTACGAGCCGTACGGCGGCCAGCGCCCCGGCGGCGGCCCGGGCGAGGACCAGCTCCCCACCGCCCGCCCCGCCTACCCGGAGTACCAGCAGCAGCGCCCGGAGCCCGGCTCCTGGCCCCGCGGCGGCCAGGAGGAGTACGGCTGGCAGCAGCAGCGCCTCGGCGGCTTCCCCGAGCGCGACCCGTACGCCTCCCCGCAGCCCGGCTACCTCCAGCAGCCCGAGCCCGGCGGCTACGACCAGGGCAACTACGAGCAGCAGAAGTACGAGCAGTCCGGCTACGAACCCCAGAAGTACGAGCAGCAGAAGTACGAATCGCAGCCGTACGAGCCCCAGGCCTACGAACCGCAGCAGTACGAGCAGCCCGCCCCGCGACCGGCGCCGGGCCGGCCCGGGCCGCCGCCGTCGGCCCCTTCCGGCGGCTCCACCTCGGGCCCGCTGGAGCCGACCGCCCGGCTGAACCCGAAGTACCTCTTCGACACCTTCGTCATCGGCGCCTCCAACCGCTTCGCGCACGCCGCCGCGGTAGCCGTCGCCGAGGCGCCCGCGAAGGCGTACAACCCCCTCTTCATCTACGGGGAGTCGGGCCTCGGGAAGACGCACCTGCTGCACGCCATCGGGCACTACGCGCGGAGCCTCTACCCCGGCACCCGCGTGCGGTACGTGAGCTCGGAGGAGTTCACCAACGAGTTCATCAACTCCATCCGCGACGGCAAGGGCGACGCCTTCCGCAAGCGCTACCGCGAGATGGACATCCTGCTCGTCGACGACATCCAGTTCCTCGCGAGCAAGGAGTCGACGCAGGAGGAGTTCTTCCACACCTTCAACACGCTCCACAACGCCAACAAGCAGATCGTCCTCTCCTCCGACCGGCCGCCCAAGCAGCTCGTCACCCTGGAAGACCGGCTCCGCAACCGCTTCGAGTGGGGCCTGATCACCGACGTCCAGCCGCCCGAGCTGGAGACCCGCATCGCGATCCTGCGCAAGAAGGCCGTCCAGGAGCAGCTCAACGCCCCGCCGGAGGTACTGGAGTTCATCGCCTCCCGCATCTCGCGCAACATCCGCGAGCTGGAGGGTGCGCTGATCCGCGTCACGGCCTTCGCGAGCCTCAACCGGCAGCCGGTGGACCTCGGCCTCACGGAGGACGTCCTCAAGAACCTGATCCCGGGCGGCGAGGACAGCGCGCCCGAGATCACCGCCTCGGACATCATGGCGGCCACCGCCGACTACTTCGGGCTCACCGTGGACGACCTGTGCGGCTCCTCGCGCAGCCGGGTCCTGGTCACCGCCCGGCAGATCGCCATGTACCTGTGCCGGGAGCTCACCGACCTGTCCCTGCCCAAGATCGGGGCCCAGTTCGGCGGCCGCGACCACACCACCGTCATGCACGCAGACCGCAAGATCCGCGCCCTGATGGCGGAACGGCGCTCGATCTACAACCAGGTCACGGAGCTCACCAACCGCATCAAGAACGCCTGA
- the dnaN gene encoding DNA polymerase III subunit beta: protein MKIRVERDVLAEAVAWAARSLPARPPVPVLAGLLLKAEDGTLSLSGFDYEVSARVSVEADVEEDGTVLVSGRLLADICRALPNRPVEISTDGVRATVVCGSSRFTLHTLPVDEYPALPQMPTATGTVPGEVFASAAAQVAIAAGRDDTLPVLTGVRIEIEGDRVTLASTDRYRFAVREFLWKPENPDASAVALVPAKTLLDTAKSLTSGDTVTLALSSSGQGEGLIGFEGAGRRTTTRLLEGDLPKYRTLFPTEFNSIAVIETAPFVEAVKRVALVAERNTPVRLSFEKGVLILEAGSSDDAQAVERVDANLEGDDISIAFNPTFLLDGLSAIDSPAAQLSFTTSTKPALLSGRPAVDAEADEAYKYLIMPVRLSG, encoded by the coding sequence GTGAAGATCCGGGTGGAGCGCGACGTACTCGCGGAGGCGGTGGCCTGGGCTGCACGCAGCCTCCCGGCCCGGCCGCCGGTGCCCGTACTCGCGGGCCTGCTGCTGAAGGCCGAGGACGGCACCCTGTCCCTCTCCGGCTTCGACTACGAGGTCTCGGCCCGCGTCTCGGTCGAGGCGGACGTCGAGGAGGACGGCACCGTCCTCGTCTCCGGCCGGCTCCTCGCCGACATCTGCCGCGCCCTCCCCAACCGCCCGGTGGAGATTTCCACAGACGGTGTACGGGCGACCGTGGTCTGCGGCTCCTCGCGGTTCACACTCCACACCCTGCCTGTGGACGAATACCCGGCCCTGCCGCAGATGCCGACCGCCACCGGCACCGTGCCCGGCGAGGTCTTCGCCTCCGCCGCCGCCCAGGTCGCCATCGCCGCCGGCCGCGACGACACGCTGCCCGTGCTGACCGGTGTCCGCATCGAGATCGAGGGCGACCGCGTCACCCTGGCCTCCACCGACCGCTACCGCTTCGCGGTCCGCGAGTTCCTCTGGAAGCCGGAGAACCCGGACGCCTCGGCCGTGGCCCTGGTGCCCGCCAAGACCCTCCTCGACACCGCCAAGTCCCTCACCAGCGGTGACACCGTCACCCTGGCGCTCTCCAGCTCAGGCCAGGGCGAGGGCCTCATCGGCTTCGAGGGCGCCGGCCGCCGCACCACCACCCGCCTGCTCGAGGGCGACCTGCCGAAGTACCGCACGCTCTTCCCGACGGAGTTCAACTCCATCGCCGTGATCGAGACCGCCCCGTTCGTCGAGGCCGTCAAGCGCGTGGCCCTGGTCGCCGAGCGCAACACCCCGGTCCGCCTCAGCTTCGAGAAGGGCGTGCTGATCCTGGAGGCCGGGTCCAGCGACGATGCACAGGCTGTGGAACGCGTCGACGCGAACCTCGAGGGTGACGACATCTCGATCGCCTTCAACCCGACCTTCCTGCTGGACGGCCTGAGCGCGATCGACTCTCCCGCCGCCCAGCTCAGCTTCACCACGTCCACCAAGCCCGCGCTGCTCAGCGGCCGTCCGGCGGTCGACGCGGAGGCCGATGAGGCCTACAAGTACCTGATCATGCCGGTCCGCCTCTCCGGCTGA
- the gnd gene encoding phosphogluconate dehydrogenase (NAD(+)-dependent, decarboxylating), protein MELGLVGLGKMGGNMRERIRRAGHTVIGYDRNPDLADVHSLQELVDSLQSPRVVWVMVPAGAATQSTVDELAELLSPGDIVVDGGNSRWTDDEKHAEELKAKGIGFVDCGVSGGVWGLENGYALMYGGDEKHVAAVQPVFDALKPEGEFGAVHAGKVGAGHFAKMVHNGIEYAMMQAYAEGWELLEKVDSVTDVREVFRSWQEGTVIRSWLLDLAVNALDEDEHLEQLKGFAQDSGEGRWTVEAAIDNAVPLPAITASLFARFASRQDDSPQMKMIAALRNQFGGHAVEKK, encoded by the coding sequence ATGGAGCTCGGTCTCGTCGGTCTCGGCAAGATGGGCGGCAACATGCGCGAGCGCATCCGCCGCGCAGGCCACACCGTCATCGGATACGACCGCAACCCGGACCTCGCCGATGTCCACAGCCTGCAGGAGCTTGTGGACAGCCTGCAGTCCCCCCGCGTCGTGTGGGTGATGGTCCCGGCAGGCGCGGCCACGCAGTCCACCGTCGACGAGCTGGCGGAGCTGCTCTCCCCCGGCGACATCGTCGTCGACGGCGGCAACTCGCGCTGGACGGACGACGAGAAGCACGCCGAGGAGCTGAAGGCCAAGGGCATCGGCTTCGTCGACTGCGGCGTCTCCGGCGGTGTCTGGGGCCTGGAGAACGGCTACGCGCTGATGTACGGCGGCGACGAGAAGCACGTCGCCGCGGTCCAGCCGGTCTTCGACGCCCTCAAGCCCGAGGGTGAATTCGGCGCCGTGCACGCCGGCAAGGTCGGCGCCGGCCACTTCGCGAAGATGGTTCACAACGGCATCGAGTACGCCATGATGCAGGCCTACGCCGAGGGCTGGGAGCTCCTGGAGAAGGTCGACTCGGTCACGGACGTCCGCGAGGTGTTCCGGTCCTGGCAGGAGGGCACGGTCATCCGTTCCTGGCTGCTGGACCTCGCCGTCAACGCGCTGGACGAGGACGAGCACCTGGAGCAGCTCAAGGGCTTCGCCCAGGACTCCGGCGAGGGCCGCTGGACCGTCGAGGCGGCCATCGACAACGCGGTCCCGCTGCCGGCGATCACGGCCTCGCTCTTCGCCCGGTTCGCGTCCCGCCAGGACGACTCCCCGCAGATGAAGATGATCGCCGCGCTGCGCAACCAGTTCGGCGGCCACGCGGTCGAGAAGAAGTAG
- the recF gene encoding DNA replication/repair protein RecF, whose translation MHVSHLSLADFRSYARAEVPLAPGVTAFVGPNGQGKTNLVEAIGYLATLGSHRVSSDAPLVRMGADRAVIRAAVTQGERQQLVELELNPGRANRARVNRSSQVRPRDLLGIVRTVLFAPEDLALVKGDPGERRRFLDELVTARSPRMAAVRSDYERVLKQRNTLLKSAAMARRHGGRSMDLSTLDVWDQHLARTGAELLAQRLDLIATLLPLADKAYEQLAPGGGPLALAYKSSAGEPVDSGEARTREALYEVLLAALAEVRKQEIERGVTLAGPHRDDLVLRLGELPAKGYASHGESWSYALALRLASYELLRSEGAEPVLILDDVFAELDARRRERLAELVAGGEQVLVTAAVDDDVPGVLTGTRFGVSGGEVTRL comes from the coding sequence ATGCATGTTTCGCATCTCTCATTGGCCGACTTCCGCTCGTACGCCCGGGCCGAGGTTCCCCTCGCCCCGGGCGTCACCGCTTTCGTGGGCCCCAACGGCCAGGGCAAGACGAACCTCGTCGAGGCCATCGGCTACCTGGCCACCCTGGGCAGCCACCGGGTCTCCTCGGACGCCCCGCTCGTACGGATGGGCGCGGACCGGGCGGTCATCCGGGCCGCCGTCACCCAGGGCGAGCGCCAGCAGCTGGTGGAGCTGGAGCTGAACCCGGGCCGCGCCAACCGGGCCCGCGTCAACCGGTCCTCGCAGGTCAGACCCCGGGACCTGCTGGGGATCGTACGGACCGTGCTGTTCGCCCCGGAGGACCTGGCCCTGGTCAAGGGCGACCCGGGCGAGCGGCGCCGCTTCCTCGACGAGCTGGTGACCGCCCGCTCGCCGCGGATGGCGGCGGTCCGCTCCGACTACGAGCGCGTGCTCAAGCAGCGCAACACCCTCCTGAAGTCGGCCGCGATGGCCCGCCGGCACGGCGGCCGCTCCATGGACCTCTCCACCCTCGACGTCTGGGACCAGCACCTCGCGCGCACCGGCGCCGAGCTGCTCGCCCAGCGGCTGGACCTGATCGCCACGCTGCTGCCGCTGGCGGACAAGGCCTACGAGCAGCTCGCGCCCGGCGGCGGCCCGCTCGCACTCGCGTACAAGTCCTCCGCCGGCGAGCCGGTGGACAGCGGCGAGGCGCGCACCCGCGAGGCGCTCTACGAGGTGCTGCTCGCCGCCCTGGCCGAGGTCCGCAAGCAGGAGATCGAGCGCGGGGTCACCCTGGCCGGCCCGCACCGCGACGACCTCGTGCTGCGCCTCGGCGAGCTGCCCGCGAAGGGGTACGCCAGCCACGGCGAGTCCTGGTCGTACGCGCTGGCGCTGCGGCTGGCCTCGTACGAGCTGCTGCGCTCGGAGGGCGCGGAGCCGGTGCTGATCCTGGACGACGTCTTCGCGGAGCTGGACGCGCGCCGCCGCGAGCGGCTCGCGGAACTGGTGGCCGGGGGCGAGCAGGTCCTGGTGACCGCGGCAGTGGACGATGACGTTCCGGGCGTGCTGACCGGCACGCGCTTCGGGGTGTCCGGCGGTGAGGTGACCCGGCTGTGA
- a CDS encoding DUF721 domain-containing protein, with the protein MNEGEQQKRKAPEPSGVDLARQALAAAREQARARGNAVSGRKRQQQPGLRSGARADGRDPMPLMAALDRLRTERGWEMPIAVAGVMERWAEIVGPEIAAHCEPERYEERELLVRCDSSAWAAQLKLLAPQLVARLNADLGQGTVRLIKVQGPGGRPKRYGPWRAPGSTGPGDTYG; encoded by the coding sequence GTGAACGAGGGCGAGCAGCAGAAGCGCAAGGCCCCGGAGCCCTCCGGGGTGGACCTGGCCCGCCAGGCCCTCGCGGCCGCGCGGGAGCAGGCCCGGGCCCGGGGCAACGCGGTGAGCGGGCGCAAGCGCCAGCAGCAGCCCGGGCTGCGCTCGGGCGCCCGCGCCGACGGCCGGGACCCGATGCCGCTGATGGCCGCGCTGGACCGGCTGCGCACGGAGCGCGGCTGGGAGATGCCGATCGCGGTGGCCGGGGTGATGGAGCGCTGGGCGGAGATCGTCGGCCCGGAGATCGCCGCGCACTGTGAACCGGAGCGCTACGAGGAGCGTGAACTCCTCGTACGGTGCGATTCCTCGGCCTGGGCCGCGCAGCTGAAGCTGCTGGCCCCGCAGCTGGTGGCTCGGCTGAACGCGGATCTCGGCCAGGGCACGGTCCGGCTGATCAAGGTGCAGGGCCCCGGCGGCCGCCCCAAGCGCTACGGGCCCTGGCGGGCCCCGGGCAGCACCGGGCCCGGCGACACCTACGGCTGA
- the gyrB gene encoding DNA topoisomerase (ATP-hydrolyzing) subunit B, with protein MCQKGRFVADSGDSNEKNYDASAIQVLEGLDAVRKRPGMYIGSTGERGLHHLVQEVVDNSVDEAMAGHADTIDVTILADGGVRVVDNGRGIPVGIVPSEGKPAVEVVLTVLHAGGKFGGGGYAVSGGLHGVGVSVVNALSTKVAVEVKTDGHRWTQDYKLGVPTAPLAKNEETDEHGTSVTFWADPDIFETTDYSFETLSRRFQEMAFLNKGLTLTLTDERESAKATVGADSAEEADDQQARTVKYHYEGGIVDFVKYLNSRKGELIHPTVIDVEAEDKERMLSVEIAMQWNSQYTEGVYSFANTIHTHEGGTHEEGFRAALTGLVNRYARDKKLLREKDDNLAGEDIREGLTAIISVKLGEPQFEGQTKTKLGNTEAKTFVQKVVHEHLNDWFDRNPVEAADIIRKSIQAATARVAARKARDLTRRKGLLESASLPGKLSDCQSNDPTKCEIFIVEGDSAGGSAKSGRNPMYQAILPIRGKILNVEKARIDKILQNTEVQALISAFGTGVHEDFDIEKLRYHKIILMADADVDGQHINTLLLTFLFRFMRPLVEAGHVYLSRPPLYKIKWGRDDFEYAYSDRERDALVELGKQNGKRIREDSIQRFKGLGEMNAEELRVTTMDVDHRVLGQVTLDDAAQADDLFSVLMGEDVEARRSFIQRNAKDVRFLDI; from the coding sequence CTGTGCCAGAAAGGGCGCTTCGTGGCCGATTCCGGCGACTCCAACGAGAAGAATTACGACGCCAGTGCGATCCAGGTCCTCGAGGGCCTGGACGCGGTCCGCAAGCGGCCCGGCATGTACATCGGCTCGACCGGTGAGCGTGGCCTGCACCACCTCGTGCAGGAGGTCGTGGACAACTCCGTCGACGAGGCCATGGCCGGGCACGCGGACACGATCGACGTGACGATCCTGGCCGACGGCGGTGTGCGCGTGGTCGACAACGGCCGCGGCATCCCGGTCGGCATCGTGCCGTCCGAGGGCAAGCCGGCGGTCGAGGTCGTCCTCACGGTGCTGCACGCGGGTGGCAAGTTCGGCGGCGGCGGCTACGCCGTTTCCGGCGGTCTGCACGGCGTCGGTGTGTCCGTCGTGAACGCCCTGTCGACCAAGGTCGCGGTCGAGGTCAAGACGGACGGCCACCGCTGGACCCAGGACTACAAGCTCGGCGTGCCGACGGCCCCGCTGGCCAAGAACGAGGAGACCGACGAGCACGGCACGTCGGTGACGTTCTGGGCCGACCCGGACATCTTCGAAACGACCGACTACTCCTTCGAGACGCTGTCGCGGCGCTTCCAGGAGATGGCCTTCCTCAACAAGGGCCTGACCCTGACGCTGACGGACGAGCGCGAGTCGGCGAAGGCGACGGTGGGCGCGGACTCGGCCGAGGAGGCCGACGACCAGCAGGCGCGCACGGTCAAGTACCACTACGAGGGCGGCATCGTCGACTTCGTGAAGTACCTGAACTCGCGCAAGGGCGAGCTCATCCACCCGACCGTCATCGACGTCGAGGCCGAGGACAAGGAGCGCATGCTCTCGGTCGAGATCGCGATGCAGTGGAACTCGCAGTACACGGAGGGGGTCTACTCCTTCGCGAACACGATCCACACGCACGAGGGCGGTACGCACGAGGAGGGCTTCCGCGCGGCGCTGACCGGCCTGGTCAACCGCTACGCGCGGGACAAGAAGCTGCTCCGCGAGAAGGACGACAACCTCGCCGGCGAGGACATCCGCGAGGGTCTGACGGCGATCATCTCGGTGAAGCTGGGCGAGCCGCAGTTCGAGGGCCAGACGAAGACCAAGCTGGGCAACACGGAGGCCAAGACCTTCGTGCAGAAGGTCGTCCACGAGCACCTGAACGACTGGTTCGACCGCAACCCGGTCGAGGCGGCGGACATCATCCGCAAGTCGATCCAGGCGGCCACGGCGCGCGTCGCGGCCCGCAAGGCGCGTGACCTGACGCGTCGCAAGGGTCTGCTCGAGTCGGCCTCGCTGCCGGGCAAGCTGTCCGACTGCCAGTCGAACGACCCGACCAAGTGCGAGATCTTCATCGTCGAGGGTGACTCCGCCGGCGGCTCCGCGAAGTCCGGCCGCAACCCGATGTACCAGGCCATCCTGCCCATCCGCGGCAAGATCCTGAACGTCGAGAAGGCGCGCATCGACAAGATCCTCCAGAACACCGAGGTCCAGGCGCTGATCAGTGCCTTCGGCACCGGTGTGCACGAGGACTTCGACATCGAGAAGCTCCGCTATCACAAGATCATCCTGATGGCGGACGCCGACGTCGACGGCCAGCACATCAACACCCTGCTGCTGACCTTCCTGTTCCGCTTCATGCGCCCGCTGGTCGAGGCCGGTCACGTGTACCTGTCGCGCCCGCCGCTGTACAAGATCAAGTGGGGTCGCGACGACTTCGAGTACGCGTACTCGGACCGCGAGCGCGACGCCCTGGTCGAGCTCGGCAAGCAGAACGGCAAGCGGATCCGCGAGGACTCGATCCAGCGCTTCAAGGGTCTGGGCGAGATGAACGCCGAGGAGCTGCGCGTCACCACCATGGACGTGGACCACCGCGTGCTCGGCCAGGTCACGCTGGACGACGCGGCACAGGCCGACGACCTGTTCTCGGTGCTGATGGGTGAGGACGTCGAGGCGCGGCGCTCCTTCATCCAGCGCAACGCCAAGGACGTCCGCTTCCTCGACATCTGA
- the gyrA gene encoding DNA gyrase subunit A, whose product MADETTPTAENAAEEQPVLRIEPVGLETEMQRSYLDYAMSVIVSRALPDVRDGLKPVHRRVLYAMYDGGYRPEKGFYKCARVVGDVMGTYHPHGDSSIYDALVRLAQPWSMRMPLVDSNGNFGSPGNDPAAAMRYTECKLMPLAMEMLRDIDEETVDFTDNYDGRNQEPTVLPARFPNLLVNGSAGIAVGMATNIPPHNLREVAAGAQWALEHPEASHEELLDALLERIKGPDFPSGALVVGRKGIEEAYRTGRGSITMRAVVEVEEIQNRQCLVVTELPYQTNPDNLAQKIADLVKDGKIGGIADVRDETSSRTGQRLVIVLKRDAVAKVVLNNLYKHTDLQTNFGANMLALVDGVPRTLSIDAFIRHWVQHQIEVIVRRTKFRLRKAEERAHILRGLLKALDAIDEVIALIRRSNTVEIAREGLMGLLEIDEIQANAILEMQLRRLAALERQKIVAEHDELQAKINEYNAILASPEKQRSIVSEELAAIVEKFGDDRRSKLVPFDGDMSMEDLIAEEDIVVTITHGGYVKRTKTEDYRSQKRGGKGVRGTKLKQDDLVDHFFVSTTHHWLLFFTNKGRVYRSKAYELPDAGRDARGQHVANLLAFQPDEKIAQILAIRDYEAAPYLILATKGGLVKKTALKDYDSPRSGGVIAINLRETEDGSDDELIGAELVSAEDDLLLISKKAQSIRFTATDDALRPMGRATSGVKGMSFREGDELLSMSVVRPGTFVFTATDGGYAKRTPVDEYRVQGRGGLGIKAAKIVEDRGSLVGALVVDETDEILAITLGGGVIRTRVNEVRETGRDTMGVQLINLGKRDAVVGIARNAEAGQEADEADEIESEIEAAADVPAAEAAEGTQPSDGEHEE is encoded by the coding sequence ATGGCCGACGAAACCACACCCACCGCAGAGAACGCCGCGGAGGAGCAGCCCGTGCTGCGCATCGAGCCCGTCGGGCTCGAGACGGAGATGCAGCGCTCCTACCTCGACTACGCGATGTCCGTCATCGTCTCCCGCGCGCTGCCCGACGTACGGGACGGCCTCAAGCCCGTCCACCGGCGCGTGCTGTACGCGATGTACGACGGCGGCTACCGGCCCGAGAAGGGCTTCTACAAGTGCGCCCGCGTCGTCGGTGACGTCATGGGTACGTACCACCCGCACGGCGACTCCTCGATCTACGACGCCCTGGTCCGCCTGGCCCAGCCGTGGTCGATGCGCATGCCGCTGGTGGACAGCAACGGCAACTTCGGCTCTCCGGGCAACGACCCGGCGGCCGCGATGCGCTACACCGAGTGCAAGCTGATGCCGCTGGCCATGGAGATGCTCCGGGACATCGACGAGGAGACCGTCGACTTCACGGACAACTACGACGGCCGCAACCAGGAGCCGACGGTCCTGCCGGCGCGCTTCCCGAACCTGCTGGTCAACGGCAGCGCCGGTATCGCGGTCGGTATGGCGACGAACATCCCGCCGCACAACCTCCGCGAGGTCGCGGCCGGCGCGCAGTGGGCGCTGGAGCACCCGGAGGCCTCGCACGAGGAGCTGCTGGACGCGCTGCTCGAGCGGATCAAGGGCCCGGACTTCCCGTCGGGTGCCCTGGTCGTGGGCCGCAAGGGCATCGAGGAGGCGTACCGCACCGGGCGCGGCTCCATCACGATGCGCGCGGTGGTGGAGGTCGAGGAGATCCAGAACCGCCAGTGCCTGGTGGTCACGGAGCTCCCGTACCAGACCAACCCCGACAACCTCGCGCAGAAGATCGCCGACCTCGTCAAGGACGGCAAGATCGGCGGCATCGCCGACGTCCGCGACGAGACCTCGTCCCGGACGGGCCAGCGCCTGGTGATCGTGCTCAAGCGCGACGCCGTCGCCAAGGTGGTGCTGAACAACCTCTACAAGCACACCGACCTCCAGACGAACTTCGGCGCGAACATGCTGGCGCTGGTGGACGGGGTGCCGCGCACCCTGTCGATCGACGCGTTCATCCGCCACTGGGTGCAGCACCAGATCGAGGTCATCGTCCGGCGCACGAAGTTCCGCCTGCGCAAGGCGGAGGAGCGCGCCCACATCCTGCGCGGTCTGCTCAAGGCGCTGGACGCGATCGACGAGGTCATCGCCCTGATCCGGCGCAGCAACACGGTCGAGATCGCGCGCGAGGGCCTGATGGGCCTGCTGGAGATCGACGAGATCCAGGCCAACGCGATCCTCGAGATGCAGCTCCGCCGCCTGGCGGCCCTGGAGCGGCAGAAGATCGTCGCCGAGCACGACGAGCTCCAGGCGAAGATCAACGAGTACAACGCGATCCTGGCCTCGCCGGAGAAGCAGCGCTCGATCGTCAGCGAGGAGCTGGCGGCGATCGTCGAGAAGTTCGGCGACGACCGGCGCTCCAAGCTGGTGCCCTTCGACGGCGACATGTCCATGGAGGACCTGATCGCCGAAGAGGACATCGTCGTCACGATCACGCACGGCGGCTACGTCAAGCGCACCAAGACCGAGGACTACCGCTCGCAGAAGCGCGGCGGCAAGGGCGTGCGCGGCACGAAGCTGAAGCAGGACGACCTGGTCGACCACTTCTTCGTCTCCACCACGCACCACTGGCTGCTGTTCTTCACGAACAAGGGCCGCGTCTACCGGTCCAAGGCGTACGAGCTGCCGGACGCCGGCCGTGACGCGCGCGGGCAGCACGTGGCGAACCTGCTGGCCTTCCAGCCGGACGAGAAGATCGCCCAGATCCTCGCGATCCGCGACTACGAGGCGGCGCCCTACCTGATCCTGGCCACCAAGGGCGGCCTGGTGAAGAAGACGGCGCTCAAGGACTACGACTCACCGCGTTCGGGCGGCGTCATCGCCATCAACCTCCGGGAGACCGAGGACGGCAGCGATGACGAGCTGATCGGCGCCGAGCTGGTGTCCGCCGAGGACGACCTGCTGCTCATCAGCAAGAAGGCGCAGTCGATCCGCTTCACGGCGACCGACGACGCGCTGCGCCCGATGGGCCGCGCCACCTCGGGCGTGAAGGGCATGAGCTTCCGCGAGGGTGACGAACTGCTCTCCATGAGCGTTGTCCGGCCGGGTACGTTCGTCTTCACCGCGACCGACGGCGGCTACGCCAAGCGGACGCCGGTGGACGAGTACCGCGTCCAGGGCCGTGGTGGCCTGGGCATCAAGGCCGCGAAGATCGTGGAGGACCGCGGGTCGCTCGTCGGCGCGCTGGTGGTCGACGAAACGGACGAGATCCTCGCCATCACGCTCGGCGGTGGTGTGATCCGTACGCGCGTCAACGAAGTCAGGGAGACCGGCCGTGACACCATGGGCGTCCAGCTGATCAACCTGGGCAAGCGCGATGCCGTGGTCGGCATCGCTCGTAACGCCGAGGCCGGTCAGGAAGCTGACGAGGCCGACGAGATCGAGTCAGAGATCGAGGCGGCGGCCGACGTACCGGCCGCCGAAGCCGCCGAGGGCACGCAGCCCTCGGATGGGGAGCACGAGGAGTAA